In Candidatus Hydrogenedentota bacterium, the DNA window CTTGTCTACACCGTCCCCGACATCAACAGCGTGTGCGACTTCTCGTGGGAATGGAACATGAACTCGGTCGAGGACCCCGCAATCTACGAGCGCGGCGTCGACATCGCGATCACCGGCGAGTTCTACGCCCGCGAAAATCTCGACTACATCGATCTACCTGCCGCGATGTTGGCGCATCCCGACCCCTGCGAACTCTACTTCGGCAACGACGGCCATCTCACCCCCAAGGGCACCGACTTCGCCGCACGGACGATTGCCGCTTATCTCCTGGCAGATGCCTCCCCAATCAATAACCTGGATTCGAAAATCCCAAACTGATCGGATGGGGAAGCCCCGCTGCGCACGTAGTCCCTACGAATAGTAGACCCACGCCTCCGTTCCGCTTTCGAGTGTGACCCTGTGCCGCGCGTACAAGTCGCCCTCGTACATGTCGATCCGGTTCAACTCGTCCTGCGTCACTTCGATGACGCGCCCATCGACCCGGCCATCAGCCTCCGGCGCAAGATTGGGAAACGAATCGGTCCCGTCTTGCAGCGTGGTCTTCCGATACCCACGCAATCGGTCCGGCCTGCCCGGGATGGCGCGCCCCAGCACGGCTTCCTGCACGCCCGAAATCAACAATGTGCCATACGCAAACACAAGATGGTTCATCGGTCTCCACCTAACCCATGGCTGCGATGCCACCGCCAGTGTACCGTATTAGGCCATCCTTAGCCAGCTATTAGTACATTCCTTGATATCCAAAAGTCTCGCCGTTCAGCCCCGCCCCCGCTGCATTGACCCGCCCGCGCGCCGAATGGCACAATTCGACCGGTTTGTTACCCGCCCACGCGATTCAATAACACCGAAAGCGAGGATTCGATGGACACCCTCAGGTTCGATACGCCGGACGGCGACGACGAAGAAAAGGAAGAAAAGAAAAAAGAAAACGGCATGCTCAGCCACCTGCTCAAGACGCGGACAGTCGTCCTCACCGGGCAGGTGGACCAGGAAATGGCCGAGCGCGTCATCTCTCAACTCGTCGTCCTCGATACGGAATCCCACGACCCCATCAAGGTCTTTATCACGTCCCAGGGCGGGCACGTCGACTCCGGTTACGCCATTCACGACGTACTGCGCTTCGTCGAGTCCGAGGTTTTCTGCATTGGCGCGGGCTGGGTCGCGAGCATCGCCGTCCCCATCCTCCTCGGTGCCCGCAAGAAGTCGAATCGCCTCGCCCTGCCCAACACCCGCTTCCTCCTCCACCAGCCCAGCGGCGGCGCCGGCGGCCAGTTGCAGGACATCCGCATCGAGGCCCAGGAAATCCTCAAAATCCGCGAGAAGATCAACGATCTTATCTCGAAGGAAACCGGCCAAAAAATCGAGAAAGTCGCCCAGGACAGCGACCGCAATTTCTGGATGTCCGCCGAGGAAGCGATGCAATACGGCCTCATCTCCCGCATCGTTGCCAACGCGAAGGACGTAAAGTAACCCGACCTACCTGGACAAGCGAAGCAGCCGGCGCATTCATACCGGACTTACACCTCCCACGGCGGCCTGTACGTCCTTTCGGTCGTTTGGGTCCTTTACGTCCTTTGCCGCCCGCGGCAATCTGCCCCCCCCGCTATTTCGGCGACAGCGTCACGCTCCCGCTGAACGCCTGCGCGTCGATGCTCGCGGAACCCGAACCCAACTTTATGTCGAGCGTTTTCCCGGGGCCGTCCTCCAACTTCACTGCCGTCGGCCCGCCGAGGTTATTGTTGATGCCGCCGCTAAACGTCTGCGCGTGAACACGCGCCGACACGTCGGCGGGCAAATTCAGTCGAACACTCCCGCTGTGTGTGCGTGCCCGCAACTTCGCGTCCGGCGCAAGCCCGCCCGTGTACGAAACGCTGCCGGAATTCGACCTGCCCTCGATCTCCCGCGGGGTGACGCCGCTAATCTCAATGCTGCCGCTGACCGACGACGCCCGCGCCGTTTCTCGGACCGTCTTGATGTGCACGCTGCCGCTGGTGCTTCGCCCCTCCACGTCGCCGAAATCTCCATCCACCTCGACGCTGCCGCTGAAACTTTCCGCCTGAATGTCCCCCGAACCGTTTATCGAACGGACGCTGCCGCTCACACTCGATGCCTCGACATCGCCCTTGCAGTTGTCGAGACGGACGCTGCCACTCGTGCTCTTCGCTTCAATGTCGCCCGAACAATTCTCGACGCGGACACTGCCGCTCGTACTCTTCGCAATGACGTCGCCCGTGATTCCCGCCACGCGCACGCTGCCGCTAATGGTCACTAATTCGACATCGGCCTTGATGTCGCGCACCTCGATTGACCCTGAGATACAATCGACAACCAGTTCGTTGCCCACGGGAATCTGAATCACGAGGTTCGTTTCCCCGACGCGTCCGCGCTTCGGCAACACTACGCGCACTTCCGTATCGTCGTCTTCGTGCGTGAATTCGAGCCGCTCGACATTGTTGCCCAGCGTGCCCGACACGCGCACCTCGTTCCGGTCCCAGCCCGCCACGTCGACGCGCCCCTTCACGTTCGACACCTCGACGGTGCCCGTTGCGCCGACCGTACGGACCTCGTCAATCGCCGTATCCGCAAACGCCATCATCGCGACCGCCATCGAAGCGAGCGCTGCCGTGCTTACCCGCATCATGCGTTTTCCTCCCGCGGAAGTTCCGAGATGCGCGCCAGTTGGTGGAGCAACTCGACCTCCTGGTCGTGCATCGCCACCAACGAACGAATCAGACTGTGATTGCCCGGGTCGTTCGCAAGCGCCATTTCGATTTCCTTAATCGCGCGGTCAATCGTCGCGAGGCTGTCATCGACCACCTGCAACGTCTCCGGCGCGAGGTTCGGCCGCGCCGCATCGAGCTTCTCGATCAGCGCCTCGCGAACGATCGCGTACTCGAGTTCGATCTGCTTATAGCCCGCAAGCTCCGCCTGCGGCGCAGGCCCTTCGGCGTCGTTCCCCTGGGCCACACCCACGGGGTTCGGCGCAGTACCGTCTTGTTCCTCAGGCGTATCGCCGCCGCCCGGCGTCACACGGCCATCCGCGTCGCCGGTCCGCGCCACGTTCGTCTCCAGCCCCGGCGCATTCGCCACCTGCCCTTCGCGCCCGTACCACATTCCCGCCGCGAAGATGACCGCCGCCGCGGCCGCCGCCAGCGATGCGCGATACACGGTCCGCAACGCCGTCCGCGCCGATTCCTCCCGCCCGCACACCCGCTCGCACAACCGCGACTCGATGCCCTGCCACAAATCGCACCGCGGCACCGCCGCCTTCGGAAGGTGCTTCGCCTCGTCAAGCAACGCGCGCAACGCGCGCTCCTCCGCCCGAAACGCCGGGTCGCGCTCCAACTCCAACTCGACCTCACGCGCTTCCTCGACGGACAACACCCCGTCGACGTAGTCGTTCAGTCTTTCGTATCGCTCGCTATTGTTCATGGCATTACGCCCCTAATTCGCCCGTCAGACCTGACCATCCAAATTCATGCTCTCGTTCGTATTCGTACTCACAACTGCGCTTGTCCACGAAAGCCGATCCTGCCATATTCTCGTGCTCGTGCTTCGTAATCGTGCTCGTAATCGTAATCGAAAACTCGACTCTCGCTTCCCGCAAACACCCACGCCTGTCGATACAACTTCTTCACGCCGCAAGACTCCCGCCGCAGTTTTCTACTCGTTGCGAAGTTTCCACCCCGTAACGCACTCTTGAAGATCTCCGCTGTGTACTTCCTCCGCGCATCTG includes these proteins:
- a CDS encoding gamma-glutamylcyclotransferase yields the protein MNHLVFAYGTLLISGVQEAVLGRAIPGRPDRLRGYRKTTLQDGTDSFPNLAPEADGRVDGRVIEVTQDELNRIDMYEGDLYARHRVTLESGTEAWVYYS
- a CDS encoding DUF4097 family beta strand repeat protein, which produces MMRVSTAALASMAVAMMAFADTAIDEVRTVGATGTVEVSNVKGRVDVAGWDRNEVRVSGTLGNNVERLEFTHEDDDTEVRVVLPKRGRVGETNLVIQIPVGNELVVDCISGSIEVRDIKADVELVTISGSVRVAGITGDVIAKSTSGSVRVENCSGDIEAKSTSGSVRLDNCKGDVEASSVSGSVRSINGSGDIQAESFSGSVEVDGDFGDVEGRSTSGSVHIKTVRETARASSVSGSIEISGVTPREIEGRSNSGSVSYTGGLAPDAKLRARTHSGSVRLNLPADVSARVHAQTFSGGINNNLGGPTAVKLEDGPGKTLDIKLGSGSASIDAQAFSGSVTLSPK
- a CDS encoding ATP-dependent Clp protease proteolytic subunit, with the protein product MDTLRFDTPDGDDEEKEEKKKENGMLSHLLKTRTVVLTGQVDQEMAERVISQLVVLDTESHDPIKVFITSQGGHVDSGYAIHDVLRFVESEVFCIGAGWVASIAVPILLGARKKSNRLALPNTRFLLHQPSGGAGGQLQDIRIEAQEILKIREKINDLISKETGQKIEKVAQDSDRNFWMSAEEAMQYGLISRIVANAKDVK